One region of Faecalibacter bovis genomic DNA includes:
- a CDS encoding RNA polymerase sigma factor: MNYEDDSLLISSYQNGNEEALQTLIEKYKGRIYSFIYSKVLDREVTEDIFQDTFVKVILTLKGGKYNDEGKFLPWVMRIAHNLTIDYFRLNKRFNVIHESSSYNEDYNIFDYIGVMDECSETKIIKDQIDCDLKKLVNQLPDDQREVLELRIFKDLSFKEIAEETDVSINTALGRMRYALINLRKVIENNNIILTVD, from the coding sequence ATGAATTACGAGGACGATTCTCTACTTATTTCTTCGTACCAAAATGGGAACGAAGAAGCGTTACAAACGTTAATAGAGAAATATAAAGGTAGAATTTATAGTTTTATTTACTCTAAAGTATTAGACAGAGAGGTTACTGAAGATATCTTCCAAGACACTTTCGTAAAAGTAATTTTAACTTTGAAAGGTGGCAAATACAACGACGAAGGTAAATTTTTACCTTGGGTTATGCGAATTGCTCACAACCTTACAATTGACTATTTCAGATTAAATAAACGTTTTAACGTTATACACGAATCTTCTAGCTACAATGAAGACTATAATATCTTTGATTATATTGGAGTAATGGACGAATGTTCAGAAACAAAAATTATAAAAGATCAAATTGATTGTGATTTAAAAAAATTAGTAAATCAATTACCTGATGATCAAAGAGAAGTCTTAGAATTAAGAATTTTTAAAGATTTAAGCTTTAAAGAAATCGCAGAAGAAACTGACGTTAGCATCAACACTGCATTAGGAAGAATGCGTTACGCATTAATCAATTTAAGAAAAGTTATAGAAAACAATAATATTATTTTAACAGTTGACTAA
- a CDS encoding aminoacyl-histidine dipeptidase has product MSDILALEPKALWKNFAALNAVPRPSKKEEKVREFIIKFGEDLGLKVETDEVGNVLIKKAAYPGMEDRKTIVMQSHLDMVCQKNNDVEFDFDTQGIEMYIEDYKFVTANGTTLGADNGIGVATIMAILESKNIPHPAIEAFFTIDEETGMTGALGLKAGFLSGSILLNLDTEEDDELDIGCAGGIDVTAKKTYVAEAVEGTSFKLDLKGLQGGHSGIQIHEGLGNSNKLIARILTVAIANGAQIAHMEGGSLRNAIPRESWVKFVMPSSNVDTFKNAYETLRAEILEEYATIEPNMVITLEETDALNSAMSFVDSKIFVQSIMAAFNGVYRMSPDVEGLVETSNNVARVEVIEGNVKVLCLTRSSVESNKMALAETLKAGFELAGFEVTFSGAYPGWKANPNSEILEIMKEIYVKQNGEQPKVVACHAGLECGIIGTNYPGLDMISFGPNISGAHSPDEKVEIISVQKYWKYLLEVLENIPSN; this is encoded by the coding sequence ATGTCTGATATATTAGCATTGGAACCTAAAGCGTTATGGAAAAATTTCGCAGCATTAAATGCAGTTCCAAGACCTTCTAAGAAAGAAGAAAAAGTACGTGAATTTATTATCAAATTTGGTGAAGATTTAGGATTAAAAGTTGAAACTGATGAAGTTGGAAACGTACTTATTAAAAAAGCAGCATACCCAGGTATGGAAGATCGCAAAACTATTGTGATGCAATCTCACTTGGATATGGTTTGTCAAAAAAATAATGATGTAGAATTCGATTTCGATACTCAAGGAATTGAAATGTACATTGAAGATTACAAATTTGTTACTGCAAATGGAACAACTTTAGGTGCAGATAACGGGATTGGTGTTGCAACTATCATGGCAATATTAGAATCTAAAAATATTCCTCATCCAGCAATTGAAGCATTCTTTACGATTGACGAAGAAACAGGAATGACAGGTGCTTTAGGCTTGAAAGCTGGTTTCTTATCAGGATCAATTTTATTGAATTTAGATACTGAAGAGGATGATGAATTAGATATCGGATGTGCTGGTGGTATTGATGTTACTGCTAAGAAAACATATGTTGCAGAAGCAGTTGAGGGAACATCTTTTAAATTAGATTTAAAAGGTTTACAAGGTGGTCACTCAGGAATTCAAATCCATGAAGGTTTAGGAAATTCAAATAAGTTAATTGCACGTATTTTAACAGTTGCAATAGCTAATGGCGCACAAATTGCACACATGGAAGGTGGTAGTTTACGAAACGCAATTCCTCGCGAATCTTGGGTTAAATTTGTAATGCCTAGTTCTAACGTTGATACTTTTAAAAATGCTTATGAAACTTTAAGAGCTGAAATTTTAGAAGAATATGCTACGATTGAGCCAAATATGGTGATTACTTTAGAGGAAACTGATGCGTTAAATTCTGCGATGTCTTTCGTTGATTCTAAAATATTTGTTCAGTCTATTATGGCGGCTTTCAATGGAGTTTACAGAATGAGTCCTGATGTTGAAGGGCTTGTAGAAACTTCAAATAATGTTGCTAGAGTAGAGGTGATAGAAGGAAATGTGAAAGTTTTATGCTTAACAAGATCTTCGGTAGAATCTAATAAAATGGCTTTAGCTGAAACGTTAAAAGCTGGTTTTGAATTAGCTGGTTTTGAGGTAACTTTTTCAGGTGCATATCCAGGTTGGAAAGCAAATCCAAATTCTGAGATATTAGAAATCATGAAAGAAATTTACGTGAAACAAAACGGTGAACAACCAAAGGTTGTTGCTTGTCATGCAGGGTTAGAATGTGGAATTATCGGAACAAATTATCCTGGATTGGATATGATTTCATTTGGACCAAACATTTCAGGTGCTCACTCTCCAGACGAAAAAGTAGAAATTATTTCAGTGCAAAAATATTGGAAATATTTATTAGAAGTTTTAGAAAATATTCCATCTAATTGA
- the yaaA gene encoding peroxide stress protein YaaA → MKILLSPAKMMSLETKANWKETTPQFLDHSQEIMNVMKEMNATDLESLMKISKDIAAMNVERNLAWNIKPSSKQSLAAALAFKGEVYRALDAETLSEGAQNYMSKNVFLLSGLYGMLRPTDKVMLYRLEMGSKLDVNGSKNLYGFWKDILTPFFNSKLRKDEFILNLASNEYAKVLDKKALKVPMIEVEFQDYKDGKLKKIMMYFKHARGAMARYCAENNVQTLDEVKAFNVDGYRFDENLSNENLLIFTR, encoded by the coding sequence ATGAAGATTTTACTTTCACCTGCTAAAATGATGAGTTTAGAAACCAAAGCGAATTGGAAAGAGACAACTCCTCAATTTTTAGATCATTCACAAGAAATTATGAATGTTATGAAAGAAATGAATGCAACAGATTTAGAAAGTTTGATGAAAATTTCTAAAGACATTGCTGCAATGAATGTAGAACGTAATCTAGCTTGGAATATTAAACCTTCGTCAAAACAATCTCTTGCTGCAGCTTTGGCTTTTAAAGGTGAGGTTTATCGTGCATTGGATGCTGAAACGCTTTCGGAAGGTGCTCAGAATTATATGAGTAAAAATGTTTTTCTACTTTCTGGTTTATACGGAATGTTGCGTCCAACGGACAAAGTCATGTTATATCGTTTAGAAATGGGTTCTAAATTAGATGTTAATGGTTCTAAAAATCTTTATGGGTTTTGGAAAGACATTTTGACTCCTTTTTTCAATTCTAAACTTAGAAAAGACGAATTTATTTTAAATTTAGCAAGTAACGAATATGCTAAAGTTTTAGATAAAAAAGCGTTGAAAGTTCCTATGATTGAAGTTGAATTCCAAGATTATAAAGACGGGAAATTAAAGAAAATCATGATGTATTTTAAACATGCCCGTGGAGCAATGGCGCGTTATTGTGCTGAAAATAATGTACAAACGTTAGATGAGGTGAAGGCATTTAATGTAGATGGTTATCGTTTCGATGAGAATTTATCTAACGAAAATTTATTAATTTTTACACGTTAA
- a CDS encoding L-threonylcarbamoyladenylate synthase, translating to MADYIRIHPENPQEKAIDQVVKILRDGGLIIYPSDTVYGLGCDITNQKAMEKLARLKGVKLDKAHFSIICNDLSHLSNFTLPIDNGTFKILKRALPGPFTFVMNASKNLPSAYKGKKTVGIRVPDHLVPRMIVEKLGNPIASTSIYDEDEIIEYTTDPELIHEKWDNLVDAIVDSGYGDNIASTVVDMTDGVEVIREGKGDIEDYL from the coding sequence ATGGCAGATTATATCCGAATTCATCCAGAAAATCCTCAAGAAAAAGCTATCGATCAAGTAGTAAAAATATTACGAGATGGAGGTTTAATTATTTATCCATCTGATACCGTTTACGGTTTAGGATGTGATATTACAAATCAAAAAGCGATGGAAAAATTAGCCCGTTTAAAAGGTGTTAAGTTGGATAAAGCTCATTTTTCGATTATTTGTAACGATTTGAGTCATTTATCAAATTTTACTTTACCAATTGATAACGGAACGTTTAAAATTTTGAAACGTGCGTTACCTGGTCCATTCACTTTCGTAATGAATGCTTCTAAAAATTTACCATCAGCTTATAAAGGGAAAAAGACTGTAGGAATACGTGTTCCAGATCATTTAGTTCCTCGTATGATTGTAGAAAAATTAGGAAATCCAATCGCATCAACTTCGATTTACGATGAAGATGAAATTATTGAATATACTACTGATCCTGAATTAATTCACGAAAAATGGGATAATTTAGTGGATGCTATTGTTGATTCTGGTTACGGAGATAATATAGCTTCAACAGTTGTTGATATGACTGATGGAGTAGAGGTTATTCGTGAAGGAAAAGGAGATATTGAAGATTATTTATAA
- a CDS encoding T9SS type A sorting domain-containing protein translates to MKKLFLPLILFSSLSFAQITEQGEIFSQTHRLNNNIPVIEMPQFDIEALKAEDEINDQKITKPFRFGKNFIVNYSPTTHGKWVNLPNGDRIWRLKITSDHAKTLNFLLKNYRLSKNAKLYLHNEEGQFLGYYTSNENTKEKQVATWPIDGSSITIEFYEPANEAGLSTFEIAEVVHGYRTVNNIQNPIKGLNTSGNCNVDVNCAAGDDWEQQKKSVALILSGTTEWCTGTLVNNTALDGTPYFLTANHCYTSSTPAWTFRFKWISENPDCATSAPSGDGPRIFSLSGAEIKARNAGTDMMLLELTSEIPVDWELVWSGWDRSGNIPNNATGLHHPDGDIMKIAQYYSSPLKKNRSGIAAWEIPAWDLGVTEGGSSGSGLFDHNGRIIGQLYGGYAACSGTSPNNQYDIYGRIDTSWEGGGSPNTRLKDWLDPRNSQEMTTDHFVKELLQNDIKINSITAVADCDGNISPSIEIKNSGTEIIQNYQLKYKFNDETESVISFDTPLNSGQTTTVYLENRTFEAGDHTFQSELLVDGDQNVYNNISTANFSVLETLQTNKVTLNLTTDNYANENAWYLYNSQNQIVQSGENLTNNTTYTIDFENLAEDCYRFVLEDSFGDGICCDYGNGSYALTLPTGEVISSGAEFSDEVVVNFRVSGTLGLSNLTTNEVAIYPNPTDNIINLEVNANLGKYTYEIYSALGQKVKQGSGTGNQKVNLKQYGKGNFVIYIKTENGKTITKKIIVK, encoded by the coding sequence ATGAAGAAATTATTTCTACCTCTTATTTTATTTAGTTCATTATCATTTGCTCAGATTACCGAACAAGGTGAAATATTTAGTCAAACTCATCGATTAAACAATAATATTCCAGTTATAGAAATGCCTCAATTTGATATTGAAGCGTTAAAAGCTGAAGATGAAATCAATGACCAAAAAATTACTAAACCGTTTAGATTTGGTAAAAATTTTATAGTTAATTATAGTCCAACTACACACGGAAAATGGGTAAATCTACCTAATGGAGATAGAATTTGGAGGTTAAAAATAACTTCAGATCATGCCAAAACATTAAACTTTTTATTAAAAAACTATAGATTATCTAAAAACGCAAAACTTTATTTACATAATGAAGAAGGACAATTTTTAGGTTACTATACTTCTAACGAAAACACGAAAGAAAAACAAGTTGCAACTTGGCCAATAGATGGTTCTTCAATCACAATTGAATTTTACGAACCTGCTAATGAAGCTGGTTTATCAACTTTTGAAATTGCAGAAGTTGTACATGGCTATCGTACGGTAAACAATATTCAAAATCCTATTAAAGGATTAAACACTTCAGGGAATTGTAACGTAGATGTAAATTGTGCCGCAGGTGATGATTGGGAACAACAAAAAAAATCGGTGGCTCTTATTTTAAGTGGTACTACGGAGTGGTGTACAGGAACTTTAGTAAACAACACGGCGTTAGATGGAACTCCATATTTTTTAACTGCTAATCACTGTTATACTTCATCTACACCAGCTTGGACATTTAGATTTAAATGGATCAGTGAAAATCCTGATTGTGCAACTTCTGCTCCAAGTGGAGATGGTCCGAGAATTTTCAGTTTAAGTGGTGCTGAAATTAAAGCACGAAATGCAGGAACTGATATGATGTTACTAGAATTAACTAGTGAAATTCCAGTCGATTGGGAATTGGTTTGGTCTGGATGGGACAGATCAGGAAATATTCCGAATAATGCAACTGGTTTACATCATCCTGATGGAGATATTATGAAAATAGCTCAATACTATTCATCTCCTCTGAAAAAAAATAGAAGTGGTATTGCTGCTTGGGAAATTCCTGCATGGGATTTAGGTGTTACCGAAGGTGGATCTTCAGGTTCAGGATTATTTGATCATAATGGTCGAATCATTGGACAGCTTTATGGTGGTTATGCAGCTTGTAGTGGAACTTCGCCAAATAATCAATATGATATATATGGACGTATTGATACTTCGTGGGAAGGTGGTGGATCTCCAAATACTCGTTTAAAAGATTGGTTAGATCCTAGAAATTCTCAAGAAATGACAACTGATCATTTTGTTAAAGAATTACTTCAAAATGATATTAAAATAAATTCAATAACTGCTGTTGCTGATTGTGACGGAAATATTTCTCCGTCTATTGAAATTAAAAATTCAGGTACAGAAATCATTCAAAATTATCAATTAAAATACAAATTTAATGATGAGACTGAATCGGTAATTTCTTTTGATACTCCTTTAAATAGTGGACAAACGACTACGGTTTATTTAGAAAACAGAACTTTTGAAGCTGGTGATCATACTTTTCAATCTGAATTATTAGTTGATGGAGATCAAAATGTTTATAATAATATTTCAACAGCTAATTTTTCTGTGTTAGAAACTTTACAAACGAATAAAGTAACTTTAAATTTAACTACTGATAATTATGCAAATGAGAATGCTTGGTATTTATATAATTCTCAAAATCAAATCGTTCAGTCAGGTGAAAATTTAACTAATAATACTACATACACAATCGATTTCGAAAACTTAGCTGAAGATTGTTACAGATTTGTTTTAGAAGATAGTTTTGGTGATGGTATTTGTTGTGATTATGGTAATGGATCTTATGCATTAACATTGCCTACGGGAGAAGTGATTTCGTCTGGAGCAGAATTCTCGGATGAAGTTGTCGTAAACTTTAGAGTTAGTGGAACTTTAGGTTTAAGTAATTTAACTACTAATGAAGTTGCTATTTATCCAAATCCAACTGATAATATTATCAATTTAGAAGTAAATGCAAATTTAGGTAAATACACGTATGAAATTTATTCAGCTTTAGGACAAAAAGTTAAACAAGGTAGTGGAACTGGAAATCAAAAAGTGAATTTAAAACAATACGGTAAAGGAAACTTTGTAATCTACATTAAAACAGAAAATGGAAAAACTATCACGAAAAAAATAATCGTAAAATAG
- the gap gene encoding type I glyceraldehyde-3-phosphate dehydrogenase, producing MSKIKVGINGFGRIGRLVFRVLSERENFEVVGINDLVDADYLAYMLKYDSVHGAFKGEISVEGNTLIVNGQKIRITSEKDPANLKWNEVGAEYIIEATGIFMTKETAGKHIEAGAKKVILTGPSKDDTPMFVMGVNEDKLTAEDTIISNASCTTNCLAPLAKVIHENFGIAEGLMTTVHATTATQKTVDGPSSKDWRGGRSAMNNIIPSSTGAAKAVGKVIPELNGKLTGMSFRIPTVDVSVVDLTVRLEKETNYDEIKKVMKDAANGSLKGIVGYTEDAVVSQDFVGDIRTCIFDAGAGIMLSPTFVKLVAWYDNEMGYSNKVVDLLEHSSKI from the coding sequence ATGTCAAAAATTAAAGTTGGAATCAACGGATTCGGACGTATCGGAAGATTAGTTTTCCGTGTGTTATCAGAAAGAGAAAATTTTGAAGTTGTAGGAATCAATGACTTGGTAGATGCTGATTATTTAGCATATATGTTAAAGTATGATTCTGTACATGGTGCTTTTAAAGGAGAAATTTCTGTTGAAGGAAATACACTAATTGTAAACGGTCAAAAAATCCGTATTACTTCAGAAAAAGATCCTGCTAATTTAAAATGGAATGAAGTTGGTGCTGAATATATTATTGAAGCAACAGGAATTTTCATGACAAAAGAAACTGCAGGAAAACATATCGAAGCTGGTGCTAAAAAGGTGATTTTAACAGGACCATCTAAAGACGATACACCAATGTTCGTTATGGGTGTGAATGAAGATAAATTAACTGCTGAAGATACAATTATATCTAACGCATCTTGTACAACAAACTGTTTAGCTCCATTAGCAAAAGTTATTCATGAAAACTTCGGAATTGCAGAAGGTTTAATGACAACTGTGCATGCAACTACTGCAACTCAAAAAACAGTTGATGGTCCATCAAGTAAAGATTGGAGAGGTGGTCGTAGCGCAATGAATAATATCATTCCTTCTTCTACAGGTGCAGCAAAAGCGGTTGGAAAAGTAATTCCTGAATTAAATGGAAAATTAACAGGTATGTCATTCCGTATTCCTACGGTTGATGTTTCAGTTGTCGATTTAACTGTTCGTTTAGAAAAAGAAACGAACTACGACGAGATTAAAAAAGTTATGAAAGATGCTGCTAATGGTTCTTTAAAAGGAATTGTTGGTTACACTGAAGACGCTGTTGTTTCTCAAGATTTTGTCGGAGACATTCGTACATGTATTTTTGATGCTGGAGCAGGTATCATGTTATCGCCTACTTTCGTGAAGTTAGTAGCTTGGTACGATAACGAAATGGGATATTCTAATAAGGTTGTTGATTTATTAGAACATTCATCTAAAATTTAA
- the pfkA gene encoding 6-phosphofructokinase, whose product MTKTTIKKIGVLTSGGDAPGMNAAIRAVVRACKYYDISSIGIMQGYEGLIQDDVIELGPRDVKNIINQGGTFLKTARSDEFRTKEGRQKAYDNLKKNEIDALVVIGGDGSFTGANIFHQEFNVPFIGVPGTIDNDIFGTDYTIGYDTALNTVIEAIDKLRDTATSHNRVFFVEVMGRDAGFIALNSGIASGAQDILIPEQKDSVEDLCESLERSEETGKRSSIVVVAEGEQLGSVFEIAKQVQKRHPEYDIRVTVLGHIQRGGSPSCQDRVLASRLGIAAVEGLLENKTNLMAGIRSNKVVFTPIEEAIKKHNEIDEELIKVSNILSI is encoded by the coding sequence GTGACAAAAACTACTATTAAAAAAATTGGTGTATTAACTTCAGGAGGAGATGCACCAGGTATGAATGCTGCGATTAGAGCAGTAGTTAGAGCTTGTAAATATTACGATATTTCTTCTATTGGAATTATGCAAGGTTACGAAGGTTTAATTCAGGATGATGTAATCGAATTAGGTCCTCGTGATGTTAAAAATATAATCAACCAAGGTGGAACTTTTCTAAAAACTGCACGTTCTGACGAATTTAGAACAAAAGAAGGTCGTCAAAAAGCTTACGATAATTTAAAGAAAAATGAAATAGATGCCTTAGTTGTAATTGGTGGTGATGGTTCTTTTACTGGAGCTAATATTTTTCACCAAGAATTCAATGTTCCATTTATTGGGGTTCCAGGTACTATTGATAATGATATTTTCGGGACAGATTACACCATAGGTTATGACACTGCATTAAACACAGTTATTGAAGCGATCGATAAATTAAGAGATACAGCAACATCGCATAATCGTGTATTTTTTGTAGAAGTAATGGGACGCGATGCTGGATTTATAGCTTTAAATAGTGGAATAGCTTCAGGTGCGCAAGATATTTTAATTCCGGAGCAAAAAGATAGTGTGGAGGATTTATGTGAATCTTTGGAAAGATCAGAAGAAACAGGAAAAAGATCAAGTATCGTGGTTGTTGCTGAAGGAGAACAATTAGGTAGCGTTTTTGAAATTGCAAAACAAGTTCAGAAAAGACATCCTGAATATGACATTCGCGTGACAGTTTTAGGACATATACAACGTGGTGGATCTCCATCTTGTCAAGATCGTGTATTAGCATCTCGATTAGGAATAGCAGCTGTTGAAGGTTTATTGGAAAATAAAACAAATTTAATGGCTGGAATTCGTTCAAACAAAGTTGTCTTTACTCCTATTGAAGAAGCAATTAAAAAACACAACGAGATTGACGAAGAATTAATTAAAGTATCTAATATACTTTCGATTTAA
- a CDS encoding M42 family metallopeptidase has protein sequence MAINNLFDQQSLDFLTKYLNTASPTGFESEGQKIWIDYIKPYVDEIRTDNYGTAYGVINPDAPYKVVIEAHADEISWFVNYISEDGLIYVVRNGGSDHMIAPSKVVNIHTKKGIVKGVFGWPAIHLRQGGKEEAPTQDKIWIDCGCTSKDEVLELGIHVGCVITYPDEFFTLNDRYFVCRAIDNRMGGFMIAEVARKLFENKDQIDYGLYIVNAVQEEVGLRGAEMVTQTIKPDVAIITDVTHDTTTPMITKSKEGEQKCGDGPVVYYAPAVQNNLRELIIDAAENNNIPFQRAAASRVTGTDTDAFAYSNGGVPSALISLPLRYMHTTVEMVHQSDVKNVIELIYQSVKEIKNGQSFKYHNY, from the coding sequence ATGGCAATAAATAATTTATTCGATCAACAATCATTAGATTTTTTAACAAAATATTTAAACACAGCTTCACCAACTGGTTTTGAATCTGAAGGACAAAAAATTTGGATTGATTATATAAAACCTTATGTAGACGAAATTAGAACTGATAATTATGGTACTGCTTATGGAGTTATCAATCCTGATGCACCTTACAAAGTTGTAATCGAAGCACATGCAGATGAAATTTCTTGGTTTGTGAATTATATTTCTGAAGATGGTTTAATTTATGTTGTACGAAATGGTGGTTCAGATCATATGATTGCACCATCTAAAGTGGTAAATATCCATACTAAAAAAGGAATCGTAAAAGGAGTTTTTGGTTGGCCAGCAATTCATTTACGTCAAGGTGGAAAAGAAGAAGCACCAACTCAAGATAAAATTTGGATTGATTGTGGGTGTACCTCAAAAGATGAAGTTTTAGAATTAGGAATTCATGTTGGATGCGTAATTACTTATCCAGATGAATTTTTTACATTAAATGACCGTTATTTTGTTTGTCGTGCGATTGATAACAGAATGGGAGGATTTATGATTGCTGAAGTTGCTCGTAAATTATTCGAAAATAAAGATCAAATAGATTACGGTTTATATATCGTGAATGCAGTGCAAGAAGAAGTGGGTTTACGCGGTGCTGAAATGGTAACGCAAACAATAAAACCAGACGTTGCAATTATTACAGACGTTACGCATGATACAACGACTCCAATGATTACGAAATCTAAAGAAGGTGAACAGAAATGTGGTGATGGCCCAGTTGTTTACTATGCTCCAGCGGTACAAAATAACTTGAGAGAATTAATTATCGATGCGGCAGAAAATAATAATATTCCTTTCCAAAGAGCAGCTGCATCTCGTGTTACAGGAACAGATACAGACGCATTTGCTTATAGCAATGGTGGTGTTCCATCTGCATTAATTTCGTTGCCGTTACGTTACATGCATACAACAGTAGAAATGGTTCATCAATCTGATGTTAAGAATGTGATTGAATTGATTTATCAATCAGTTAAAGAGATTAAAAACGGACAAAGTTTTAAATATCACAATTACTAA
- a CDS encoding DUF4294 domain-containing protein encodes MGVSPNKEIKNDTIIDGNLVIADTIQLHDSQFYSVQLKSDLEKKYYFWLRKRVRDVWPYVRTAVREYNAVMDTVNTMDRRRDKRKFIKQRQKTLGDQFEAQLKNMSISRGQILTKLIHKETNKTTYDIIKELRGGVSAFLYNTAGGAYDIDLKQTFDPNRTREDLYIIVILQKDIADGILQPIYDDNE; translated from the coding sequence ATGGGAGTCTCTCCTAATAAAGAGATAAAAAACGATACGATTATTGATGGAAATTTAGTAATCGCTGATACTATACAATTACATGATTCACAATTTTACTCTGTTCAACTAAAATCAGATTTAGAGAAAAAATATTATTTCTGGTTACGCAAACGTGTAAGAGATGTATGGCCATATGTACGCACTGCTGTAAGGGAATATAACGCAGTTATGGATACCGTAAATACAATGGATCGTAGACGTGACAAAAGAAAATTCATCAAACAGCGTCAAAAAACTTTAGGAGATCAATTCGAGGCTCAACTAAAAAATATGAGTATTTCTCGTGGTCAAATTCTTACCAAATTAATTCATAAAGAGACTAATAAAACTACCTACGATATCATCAAAGAACTTCGTGGTGGTGTGTCTGCATTCCTATACAACACTGCTGGTGGTGCATATGATATTGATCTAAAACAAACCTTTGATCCTAATCGAACAAGAGAAGATCTTTATATAATTGTTATACTCCAAAAAGATATTGCAGACGGCATTCTACAGCCAATTTATGATGATAATGAATAA
- a CDS encoding Pycsar system effector family protein: MINQLQKVENYVFKLFKDNLSFNYTYHNFMHTTMVVEAAKSLINKYDLDEKQTQNIIIAAWLHDTGYTVSVNEHEKYSVEIAKRYLTENLFSEESINEIESLILVTNLNNEPQNISESIMRDADSFHLGHSEYNKFAELLRIEIKKVHNKEFSDNDWHQENRDFFINQHRYYTDAAKELWQNQKDINLIAIQSKINEIELVGESINKYELKKKKYDKIQQMDRGVDTLFRVTLNNHTRLSDIADSKANILLSVNAIIISIALSTLIPKLSAPKNEYLIIPSCVLLIASVTSIIFAILSTKPNVTYENFTADDLKKRKVNLLFFGNFYQMSLDTYEEAMNELMKDRDYVYNSLTRDLFYLGKVLERKYRLLSITYTIFMIGTILSVLAFGIALFMNY, encoded by the coding sequence ATGATTAATCAGCTACAAAAAGTAGAAAATTACGTTTTTAAATTATTCAAAGATAACCTTTCTTTTAATTACACTTATCATAATTTTATGCATACGACAATGGTTGTTGAAGCTGCAAAATCTTTGATAAATAAATATGATTTAGACGAAAAACAAACACAAAATATCATAATAGCTGCATGGTTACACGACACAGGTTATACCGTTTCTGTCAATGAACACGAAAAATATAGTGTTGAGATTGCAAAACGTTATTTAACTGAAAATTTATTTTCTGAAGAAAGTATTAATGAAATTGAAAGTTTAATCTTAGTTACCAATTTAAACAACGAACCACAAAACATTTCTGAATCAATAATGAGAGATGCTGATTCTTTCCATTTAGGACATTCTGAATACAATAAATTCGCTGAATTGTTACGAATAGAAATTAAAAAAGTTCATAACAAAGAATTTTCAGATAATGATTGGCACCAAGAAAATCGAGATTTTTTTATTAATCAACATCGTTATTATACTGATGCAGCTAAAGAATTGTGGCAAAATCAAAAGGATATTAACTTGATTGCAATTCAAAGTAAAATAAACGAAATTGAATTGGTTGGTGAATCCATTAATAAATACGAATTAAAAAAGAAGAAATACGACAAAATCCAACAAATGGATCGTGGTGTCGATACACTTTTCAGAGTTACATTGAACAATCACACCAGATTAAGTGATATTGCAGATTCTAAAGCAAATATTTTATTATCTGTCAATGCAATTATTATTTCGATTGCTTTATCTACCTTAATTCCTAAATTATCAGCGCCAAAAAATGAATATTTAATTATACCTTCTTGTGTTTTATTAATTGCAAGTGTTACTTCTATCATCTTTGCTATACTTTCTACGAAACCTAATGTTACGTACGAAAATTTTACAGCAGACGATTTAAAGAAGAGAAAAGTAAATCTTTTATTCTTTGGAAACTTCTACCAAATGTCGCTTGATACTTATGAAGAAGCAATGAATGAATTGATGAAAGATCGTGATTATGTATACAATTCTTTGACCAGAGATTTATTTTATTTAGGAAAAGTTTTAGAAAGAAAGTATCGTTTATTAAGCATTACTTATACGATTTTTATGATCGGAACAATACTTTCTGTTTTAGCTTTTGGAATTGCTTTATTTATGAATTATTAA